One window of Haloarcula salinisoli genomic DNA carries:
- a CDS encoding DUF3006 domain-containing protein, which produces MTAHVDLADGTYTAVVDSIEDGLATVFLEDDGDEVGNAVIDATALPDDGQHADAVLSVTVADGELVEWDYDAELTSTRREQAQDRFDRLSERPPSDKDE; this is translated from the coding sequence ATGACTGCGCATGTTGACTTGGCTGATGGAACTTACACCGCTGTCGTCGATTCAATCGAGGACGGGCTGGCGACGGTGTTCTTGGAGGACGATGGCGACGAGGTCGGGAATGCAGTCATCGATGCGACGGCACTGCCCGACGATGGACAGCATGCTGATGCGGTGTTGTCGGTCACTGTGGCCGATGGAGAGTTGGTCGAGTGGGACTACGACGCCGAGCTGACATCGACGCGGCGTGAGCAGGCGCAGGACCGGTTCGACCGCCTCTCCGAACGGCCGCCATCAGACAAGGACGAATAA